The Chordicoccus furentiruminis DNA window GTGCCGGCGGCGGAGCCGGCCGGCGTCATTCAGCTGATCCATGGCTTCGGAGAGCATTCCCGCCGCTATCTCCATATGATTGGGGCTTTTGTCGACGCCGGTTTTATCGTTGCGGCGGATGATCATGTGGGACACGGGAAGACGGCTGTAGTGAACAATACGTGGGGCGACTGGGGCCGCGCCGGGTATGAGACGATGGTGAAGGATGAGAAGCAGCTTCACGATCTGACCGCGGCCCGTTTCCCGGATCTCCCGTATCTGATGTTCGGCCACAGCATGGGTTCCGTGATCACAAGGCAGTACATGGCGCGCTTCGGATCGGATCTGAAGGCGGCGGCCCTGTGCGGTACCTGCGGAAATTTCCCGACGGATGCGGCCAGGGCGATGCTGCAGCAACTCGTGGAGGAAGGGCATGGCGGCGAGTGCGATCCGAACGCCGGCACGGCGCTGATGGGCTGGATGTTCGAACGCTGCGGCAAGCCGGTGATCGGCAATGAGTGGATCTGTCAGGACCGGTACGTCCAGATGGACCACGCGAAGGATCCGTTTGATGCCTTTACCAGGCCGATCTCGAACGAAGCGATGCTCGATTTTGTGCTGATGATCGATGACGTCAAGGGAACCGGCTGGGCTGAGAAGGTTCCCGCGGCGCTGCCGGTGTACAGCGTCGGAGGTGATCAGGATCCGTTCGGAACCTATGCGTCCGGTCTTTATGAGTGCTCCAACTGGCTGATTGAGACCGGCCACAGCGTCGAGACCCGGGTGTACGGCGGCTTCCGCCATGAGGTTCACAATGATCCGGCGATCCGTGATGATGTTGAAAAGGGGATCATCACCTTCTTCAGACAGAAGATCGGGTAAGCGGATACCTGGAACGTTTCCACCGGAAACTGCTTCTTGGTGAGAGAAATGAGCTTCTTAATCGGGAAATGCATATCAGCGGGGTCTTTCCGGTGAACCAAAAGAAATCCGCCCCAATAACTGACCCGATAAATGACCCGATAAAAATACCGGGGCGTGAACGGAAACGTAAACAAAGCTTTTGAACTGGAAACATGTAGTGGACTTTACACTCCCGACGGCCAGACGAAGGTGAAAGTATGAAGAACGGGAAGAGCGCGGTTGTATTTCCGGGGATCGGGTATCATACGGACAAACCGCTGCTGTATTACGCGAAGAAACTGGCAAGGCAGGCCGGTTATACGGTTCAGGAAATCCGATACGGATCTTTTGAGGACAAAACGAAGATCCGGGGAAACCGCGAACAGATGGAGCGGGCGTTCGATTCCGCTTATGAGGATGTGAAGGCGCAGCTCGATACGGAGGAGCTTCGCGGCGCGGATGTTCTCTTCATTGGGAAAAGCATCGGGACGATCGCGGCGTGCGCCTTTGCGGAGGCATTTCAGATTCCGGCGAGGCAGATTCTTTACACGCCGCTTGAGGATACCTTCCGATTCATAACAAAGAAGGGAAGGGCGGACGACTGCATTGCGTTTTTCGGTTCGTCTGACCAGTGGACCGACCCGGAAATCCTCCGCAGGGCGTGTGAGGAGCGGCGGATGCCGTTTCATGTCTATGAGCACGGCAACCACTCGATCGAGACCGGAGATGTCGATACGGATCTCGGAAATCTCAGAGACGTGATGAGGCATACGGCGGCCTTCATCGGGGCGCAGCGCTTCAAGGCATGACGGATCTGCCGTATCGGTACA harbors:
- a CDS encoding alpha/beta fold hydrolase, producing the protein MLYEESFRSVNGRDDVQYWIYVPAAEPAGVIQLIHGFGEHSRRYLHMIGAFVDAGFIVAADDHVGHGKTAVVNNTWGDWGRAGYETMVKDEKQLHDLTAARFPDLPYLMFGHSMGSVITRQYMARFGSDLKAAALCGTCGNFPTDAARAMLQQLVEEGHGGECDPNAGTALMGWMFERCGKPVIGNEWICQDRYVQMDHAKDPFDAFTRPISNEAMLDFVLMIDDVKGTGWAEKVPAALPVYSVGGDQDPFGTYASGLYECSNWLIETGHSVETRVYGGFRHEVHNDPAIRDDVEKGIITFFRQKIG
- a CDS encoding alpha/beta hydrolase — protein: MKNGKSAVVFPGIGYHTDKPLLYYAKKLARQAGYTVQEIRYGSFEDKTKIRGNREQMERAFDSAYEDVKAQLDTEELRGADVLFIGKSIGTIAACAFAEAFQIPARQILYTPLEDTFRFITKKGRADDCIAFFGSSDQWTDPEILRRACEERRMPFHVYEHGNHSIETGDVDTDLGNLRDVMRHTAAFIGAQRFKA